The Diospyros lotus cultivar Yz01 chromosome 15, ASM1463336v1, whole genome shotgun sequence genome has a window encoding:
- the LOC127791691 gene encoding protein MAIN-LIKE 2-like has protein sequence MTITLDDVAAILKIPITGRPISIPHLTITEVCCTLFVDKSETLAPIAYLALLDNLNLTGTYSWGSACLAYLYRQLGIANKKDTKEVSGYLTLLEVWIYEHFPFSRYKHNLAYTDQLPRAHSWIPVRDADKLQSMWEQLDDLAVDQCGNIIEPYHPEKVLRQFGHV, from the exons ATGACGATCACATTAGATGATGTTGCTGCTATTTTGAAGATCCCAATAACTGGTAGGCCTATATCTATTCCACATTTGACAATTACTGAAGTCT GTTGCACATTATTCGTGGATAAGAGTGAAACGTTGGCTCCAATCGCTTACTTGGCATTGTTGGACAACTTAAACCTAACTGGTACGTATTCATGGGGATCTGCTTGCTTGGCATATTTGTACAGACAACTAGGTATAGCGAACAAAAAAGATACGAAAGAAGTTAGTGGATACCTGACATTGCTCGAG GTATGGATATACGAACACTTTCCATTTAGTAGATATAAACACAACTTAGCATATACAGACCAATTACCACGGGCTCACAGTTGGATACCAGTTCGAGATGCTGATAAGTTGCAATCTATGTGGGAGCAACTTGATGATTTAGCAGTTGATCAG TGCGGAAATATTATTGAGCCATACCATCCAGAGAAGGTCCTCCGACAGTTTGGCCATGTCTAG